One Halobaculum roseum DNA segment encodes these proteins:
- a CDS encoding HemK2/MTQ2 family protein methyltransferase, which produces MPEDDDSPDTTGAADPGDTRDALAERRGLDAPVYEPAEDSGLLAEAAVEHARGVTLEVGTGSGWVADRVRREGDATRVLGSDVNPHACRRARDRGVEAVRADLLAAFRDGALDTVLFNPPYLPTDPDNEWEDWQEVALSGGESGRDLIEPFLDDLPRALAPDGVALLLVSSLTGFADVVEYAVDRGFDAETVAEESYPFETLSILALRHREHAR; this is translated from the coding sequence ATGCCTGAGGACGACGACTCGCCCGATACCACCGGGGCGGCCGATCCCGGGGACACCCGCGATGCGCTCGCCGAGCGAAGGGGGCTCGACGCGCCCGTCTACGAGCCCGCGGAGGACTCCGGGTTGCTCGCGGAGGCGGCCGTCGAGCACGCCCGCGGCGTGACGCTGGAGGTCGGAACCGGGTCGGGATGGGTGGCCGATCGGGTGCGACGCGAGGGCGACGCGACCCGAGTGCTCGGCAGCGACGTGAACCCCCACGCGTGCCGGCGAGCCCGCGACCGCGGCGTCGAAGCGGTCCGCGCTGATCTGCTCGCGGCGTTTCGAGACGGCGCGCTCGACACCGTCCTGTTCAATCCGCCGTACCTCCCGACGGACCCGGACAACGAGTGGGAGGACTGGCAGGAGGTGGCGCTGTCGGGCGGCGAGTCCGGCCGCGACCTCATCGAGCCGTTCCTCGACGACCTGCCGCGCGCGCTGGCTCCCGACGGCGTCGCGCTGCTGTTGGTCTCGTCGCTGACGGGCTTCGCGGACGTGGTCGAGTACGCCGTCGACCGCGGGTTCGACGCCGAGACCGTCGCGGAGGAGTCGTACCCCTTCGAGACGCTCTCGATCCTCGCGTTGCGACACCGGGAGCACGCGAGATAA
- a CDS encoding mechanosensitive ion channel family protein codes for MTQNGTTQPVGGTATPSVPGGDAAASTATDLVSWIQSAVPTTGAQIAATVFAILLLVAVITAVRRAGPALKERLDDRDLLVESAQAAVVTTTVASLGLFVIVVWRGVSLVGAALPGEVFAGRNVARTVLTVGILAGATLITRVTKRAIRNIGREQSALSDHQSEIAHHVVQVSVYVISLIVVFAVWGVNPGSLLVGAGFAGIVLGLAARQTLGAVLAGFVVLFSRPFELGDWVVIGDQEGVVTDITIVNTQIRTFDDEYVMIPNDLVTDTDVVNRSRKGRLRLNVDVALDYDTDLEEAIEVAEEAMRDHNLVLSPPEPHAVLTGFDDSAIGMRLRFYISNPSARKMWKARTRVTVAVKRAFDDAGIKIPFPQRELSGRPDSDRRGVTTSAVSPDAADEASSGDVETDGAAADEASSGGDDA; via the coding sequence GTGACACAGAACGGAACGACACAGCCGGTGGGCGGCACGGCGACGCCGAGCGTCCCCGGCGGCGACGCCGCGGCGTCGACCGCGACCGACCTCGTCTCGTGGATCCAGTCGGCGGTCCCGACGACCGGCGCGCAGATCGCGGCCACGGTGTTCGCGATCCTGCTGCTGGTGGCCGTGATAACGGCCGTCCGCCGGGCGGGCCCCGCTCTCAAGGAGCGCCTCGACGACCGCGATCTGCTGGTCGAGTCGGCGCAGGCGGCGGTGGTCACGACGACGGTGGCGTCGTTGGGGCTGTTCGTCATCGTCGTGTGGCGCGGGGTGTCGCTCGTCGGCGCCGCGCTCCCGGGCGAGGTGTTCGCCGGCCGCAACGTCGCCCGGACGGTGTTGACCGTCGGGATCCTCGCCGGCGCGACCCTGATCACCCGCGTCACCAAGCGGGCCATCCGAAACATCGGACGCGAGCAGAGCGCGCTGTCGGACCACCAAAGCGAGATCGCCCACCACGTGGTGCAGGTCTCGGTGTACGTGATCTCGCTTATCGTCGTGTTCGCGGTGTGGGGGGTCAATCCGGGGAGCCTCCTCGTCGGCGCCGGGTTCGCGGGCATCGTCCTCGGGCTCGCCGCCCGCCAGACCCTCGGGGCGGTGCTCGCCGGGTTCGTCGTCCTGTTCTCCCGGCCGTTCGAGCTGGGCGACTGGGTCGTGATCGGCGACCAGGAGGGCGTCGTCACCGACATCACGATCGTCAACACCCAGATCCGGACGTTCGACGACGAGTACGTGATGATCCCCAACGACCTCGTCACCGACACCGACGTGGTCAACCGCTCCAGGAAGGGTCGCCTCCGCCTGAACGTCGATGTCGCCCTCGATTACGACACGGACCTCGAGGAGGCCATCGAGGTCGCCGAGGAGGCGATGCGGGACCACAACCTCGTGTTGTCGCCGCCGGAGCCCCACGCCGTGCTCACGGGGTTCGACGACTCCGCGATCGGCATGCGCCTGCGCTTCTACATCAGCAATCCCAGCGCCCGGAAGATGTGGAAGGCCCGCACGCGGGTGACGGTCGCGGTGAAGCGAGCGTTCGACGACGCCGGCATCAAGATCCCCTTCCCGCAGCGCGAGCTGTCCGGGCGCCCCGACTCCGACAGGCGTGGGGTCACCACCAGCGCCGTTTCCCCCGATGCCGCGGACGAGGCGTCGTCGGGTGACGTCGAGACCGACGGCGCCGCAGCGGACGAGGCGTCGTCCGGGGGCGACGATGCCTGA
- a CDS encoding 16S ribosomal RNA methyltransferase A, protein MTDATPEFRDPDDLRRRAGVRGDPDRDQHFLVDDRVLDRLPGYLPGDADRSHVLEIGGGTGALTDRLLAAADRVTVVERDPELAAFLREEFTEAVDAGRLDVLEGDALDVELPEFTASVSNLPYGVSSEIVFRLLPLGRPLVLMFQAEFADRMVAEPGTSEYGRLSVSAQHYADVEIVERIPPEAFDPQPRVESAVVRCVPRAPDYEVDDEAFFLRFVKALFTQRRKTVRNAIRNTAHISGLADADAVVDAVDEDTLSKRPGELPPTAFAELAESAHETSEIGPGQ, encoded by the coding sequence ATGACCGACGCTACCCCGGAGTTCCGCGATCCGGACGACCTCCGGCGGCGCGCCGGGGTCCGGGGGGACCCCGACCGCGACCAGCACTTCCTCGTGGACGACCGCGTGCTCGACCGGCTTCCCGGGTACCTCCCCGGGGACGCCGACCGATCGCACGTCCTGGAGATCGGCGGCGGAACGGGCGCGCTCACGGACCGCCTGCTCGCGGCCGCCGACCGGGTGACGGTCGTCGAACGCGACCCCGAACTCGCGGCGTTCCTCCGCGAAGAGTTCACGGAGGCCGTCGACGCCGGCCGGCTCGACGTGCTCGAGGGTGACGCACTCGACGTCGAGCTCCCCGAGTTCACCGCGTCCGTCTCGAATCTCCCGTACGGCGTCTCCTCGGAGATCGTGTTCCGCCTGCTCCCGCTCGGGCGGCCGCTCGTGTTGATGTTTCAGGCGGAGTTCGCCGACCGCATGGTCGCCGAGCCGGGGACGTCCGAGTACGGCCGCCTCTCGGTGTCCGCACAGCACTACGCGGACGTTGAGATCGTCGAGCGGATCCCGCCGGAGGCGTTCGACCCGCAGCCGCGCGTCGAGAGCGCGGTCGTCCGCTGTGTCCCGCGCGCGCCCGACTACGAGGTCGACGACGAGGCGTTCTTCCTGCGGTTCGTGAAGGCCCTGTTCACTCAGCGGCGCAAGACTGTCCGCAACGCGATCCGGAACACGGCGCACATCTCGGGGCTGGCGGACGCCGACGCGGTCGTCGACGCCGTCGACGAGGACACCCTCTCGAAGCGGCCGGGCGAGCTCCCGCCGACGGCGTTCGCCGAGCTGGCCGAATCGGCACACGAGACGAGCGAGATCGGTCCGGGACAGTGA
- a CDS encoding DUF655 domain-containing protein, with protein sequence MTDERDPETASDPPDATDAVDESAAEPEGRADDAEGIEDDAVYAYVLEYLPHGRADDDRPQHRRPAVAYGLDERDFRLFEFELTDDAEFGIDDRVQIEPETAAGIKRARRVGYDDLNRGASQELEYVVEDIIEADERRFVDFYNDAEPISLRLHQLNLLPGIGKKLRNNVLDARKRGPFESFEDLSERVSGLHSPKEKLVERVMEELRDDDLKYRIFVGVDAPTANK encoded by the coding sequence ATGACCGACGAGCGCGATCCCGAGACGGCGAGCGACCCACCCGACGCGACGGACGCTGTCGACGAGAGTGCCGCCGAGCCCGAGGGCCGCGCGGACGACGCCGAGGGCATCGAGGACGACGCCGTCTACGCGTACGTCCTCGAGTACCTCCCGCACGGGCGCGCGGACGACGACCGGCCCCAGCACCGGCGCCCGGCGGTGGCGTACGGGCTCGACGAGCGCGACTTCCGGCTGTTCGAGTTCGAGCTGACCGACGACGCCGAGTTCGGCATCGACGACCGAGTGCAGATCGAGCCGGAAACCGCAGCAGGCATCAAGCGTGCGCGCCGTGTCGGCTACGACGACCTCAACCGCGGCGCGAGCCAGGAGCTGGAGTACGTGGTCGAGGATATCATCGAGGCCGACGAACGGCGCTTCGTCGACTTCTACAACGACGCCGAGCCGATCTCGTTGCGGCTCCACCAGCTCAACCTCCTCCCCGGGATCGGGAAGAAACTGCGCAACAACGTCCTCGACGCGCGCAAGCGCGGCCCCTTCGAGTCGTTCGAGGACCTGAGCGAGCGGGTGTCGGGGCTCCACAGCCCGAAGGAGAAGCTCGTCGAGCGTGTGATGGAGGAGCTGCGCGACGACGACCTGAAGTACCGCATCTTCGTCGGCGTCGACGCGCCGACGGCGAACAAGTGA
- a CDS encoding RNA polymerase Rpb4 family protein, with amino-acid sequence MTIFKEKLSEEYLTVSEAKELLSSVEADRATDEDREMRYELARAVDHVNRFAFLEADESLELVEELLELEKVDEPQAYKIADLLPRDRTEVRAVYAQERYALDGDELDAILDVVAKYA; translated from the coding sequence ATGACGATCTTCAAGGAGAAGCTGAGCGAGGAGTACCTCACCGTCTCCGAGGCGAAGGAGCTGCTCAGCTCGGTCGAGGCCGACCGCGCGACCGACGAGGACCGGGAGATGCGCTACGAGTTGGCGCGCGCGGTCGACCACGTCAACCGGTTCGCGTTCCTCGAGGCCGACGAGTCGCTCGAACTCGTCGAGGAGCTGCTGGAACTGGAGAAGGTCGACGAGCCGCAGGCGTACAAGATCGCCGACCTGCTCCCGCGCGACCGGACGGAGGTCCGTGCGGTGTACGCCCAGGAACGGTACGCCCTCGACGGCGACGAGCTCGACGCGATCCTCGACGTCGTCGCGAAGTACGCGTAA
- a CDS encoding 50S ribosomal protein L21e codes for MPSSNGPLHSTRGKLSNDPRDRGTSPPQRAIAEFDEGQKVHLKLDPSVNDGRFHARFNGHTGTVVGKQGAAFKVEIVDGGKTKTILAKPAHLKAQTE; via the coding sequence ATGCCGAGTTCGAACGGACCCCTTCACAGCACGCGCGGAAAGCTCTCGAACGACCCCCGTGACCGCGGCACCTCGCCGCCCCAGCGCGCCATCGCCGAGTTCGACGAGGGACAGAAGGTCCACCTGAAGCTGGACCCCTCGGTCAACGACGGGCGCTTCCACGCCCGCTTCAACGGCCACACCGGCACCGTCGTCGGCAAGCAGGGCGCCGCCTTCAAGGTCGAGATCGTCGACGGCGGCAAAACGAAGACGATCCTCGCCAAGCCCGCGCACCTGAAGGCCCAGACCGAGTAG
- the moaA gene encoding GTP 3',8-cyclase MoaA — protein MPTPLVDDFGREVTGVRVSLTDRCNFDCVYCHNEGLGDTRGPMDPQDDEMSTDDVVRFLEVAAEFGVDAVKFTGGEPMLRDDLEEIIRRTPDSMETSMTTNGTFLPGRAEDLVDAGLDRVNVSQDALDPEAFAEITKSGAYEQVLEGVRCAVDAGLDPVKLNMVVFEHTAGYVEGMVEHVAENDGLQLQLIEYMPELTGKPEWNIDIQRVHDWLSDIAVRVEHREMHDRKRYYVGDADAASAESPDAAGLGMVEIVDPVENDDFCANCGRVRVTHEGYLKGCLNRNDDLKSMGEMTKPEVREAFREVVADRVPYYGEYLVENDRGEWEINEEYIGA, from the coding sequence ATGCCGACACCGCTGGTCGACGACTTCGGGCGGGAGGTGACCGGGGTGCGCGTCTCGCTGACCGACCGGTGCAACTTCGACTGCGTCTACTGTCACAACGAGGGGCTGGGGGACACGCGCGGGCCGATGGACCCGCAGGACGACGAGATGTCCACCGACGACGTGGTCCGCTTCCTGGAGGTCGCCGCCGAGTTCGGCGTCGACGCGGTGAAGTTCACCGGCGGGGAGCCGATGCTCCGGGACGACCTGGAGGAGATCATCCGGCGCACGCCCGACTCGATGGAGACCTCGATGACGACCAACGGGACGTTCCTGCCCGGCCGCGCGGAGGACCTCGTCGACGCCGGCCTCGACCGCGTCAACGTCTCACAGGACGCGCTCGACCCCGAGGCGTTCGCGGAGATCACCAAATCGGGGGCCTACGAGCAGGTGCTGGAGGGCGTCCGCTGTGCAGTGGACGCCGGCCTCGACCCGGTGAAGCTGAACATGGTCGTGTTCGAGCACACCGCCGGCTACGTCGAGGGGATGGTCGAGCACGTCGCCGAGAACGACGGCCTCCAGCTCCAGCTCATCGAGTACATGCCCGAGTTGACCGGGAAGCCCGAGTGGAACATCGACATCCAGCGCGTGCACGACTGGCTGTCGGACATCGCCGTCCGCGTCGAGCACCGCGAGATGCACGACCGCAAGCGCTACTACGTGGGCGACGCCGACGCGGCGTCCGCGGAATCGCCGGACGCCGCGGGGCTCGGGATGGTGGAGATCGTCGACCCCGTCGAGAACGACGACTTCTGCGCCAACTGCGGCCGCGTCCGCGTCACCCACGAGGGGTATCTCAAAGGCTGTCTCAACCGCAATGACGACCTCAAGTCGATGGGCGAGATGACGAAACCCGAGGTCCGCGAGGCGTTCCGCGAGGTGGTCGCCGACCGTGTCCCCTACTACGGCGAGTACCTCGTCGAGAACGACCGGGGCGAGTGGGAGATCAACGAGGAGTACATCGGGGCGTGA
- a CDS encoding Mrp/NBP35 family ATP-binding protein: MDEAAVRERLSGVEDPDLGEDIVSLGLVNAVQVDDEDGVIRVSLALGAPYAPNETAIAEGVRDALADADYALDISANVESDLSEGEEVLPNVKNVIAVASGKGGVGKSTVAVNLAAGLSQLGARVGLFDADIYGPNVPRMVDADEAPHATDQDTIIPPQKYGMKLMSMAFLVGEDDPVIWRGPMVHKLLTQLVEDVEWGALDYLVLDLPPGTGDTQLTILQTLPLTGAVIVTTPEDVALDDANKGLRMFGKHDTNVLGIVENMSGFVCPDCGSEHEVFGKGGGKQFAADNDLPFLGGIPLDPEVRAGGDGGKPVVLDDQPGEVGDAFKIVTENVANNVGVVQRRTVSRRAQGNSPTQ, encoded by the coding sequence ATGGACGAAGCCGCCGTACGCGAGCGACTCTCGGGCGTCGAGGACCCCGACCTCGGGGAGGACATCGTCTCGCTCGGCCTGGTGAACGCGGTACAGGTCGACGACGAGGACGGCGTGATCCGGGTGTCGCTGGCGCTGGGGGCGCCGTACGCGCCGAACGAGACGGCCATCGCCGAGGGCGTCCGCGACGCGCTCGCGGACGCCGACTACGCGCTGGACATCTCCGCGAACGTGGAGTCGGACCTCTCGGAGGGCGAGGAGGTGCTCCCGAACGTGAAGAACGTCATCGCCGTCGCCTCCGGCAAGGGCGGCGTCGGGAAGTCGACGGTCGCGGTGAACCTCGCGGCGGGGCTCTCACAACTGGGCGCGCGCGTCGGCTTGTTCGACGCGGACATCTACGGGCCGAACGTGCCGCGGATGGTCGACGCCGACGAGGCGCCACACGCGACCGACCAGGACACGATCATCCCGCCCCAGAAGTACGGGATGAAGCTGATGAGCATGGCGTTCCTCGTCGGGGAGGACGACCCGGTCATCTGGCGCGGCCCGATGGTCCACAAGCTGCTCACGCAGCTCGTCGAGGACGTGGAGTGGGGCGCGCTCGATTACCTCGTGCTCGACCTGCCGCCGGGGACCGGCGACACGCAGCTCACGATCCTCCAGACGCTGCCGCTCACGGGCGCGGTCATCGTCACGACGCCGGAGGACGTGGCCCTCGACGACGCGAACAAGGGGCTGCGGATGTTCGGCAAACACGACACGAACGTGCTCGGCATCGTCGAGAACATGTCCGGGTTCGTCTGCCCGGACTGCGGCTCCGAACACGAGGTGTTCGGGAAGGGCGGCGGCAAGCAGTTCGCCGCCGACAACGACCTCCCGTTCCTCGGGGGGATCCCGCTGGACCCGGAGGTCCGCGCGGGCGGCGACGGCGGCAAGCCGGTCGTGCTCGACGACCAGCCCGGCGAGGTCGGCGACGCGTTCAAGATCGTCACGGAGAACGTCGCGAACAACGTCGGCGTCGTCCAGCGCCGGACGGTGAGCCGACGCGCACAGGGCAACTCGCCGACGCAGTAA
- a CDS encoding GNAT family N-acetyltransferase translates to MTGLTVRPAEGSDAAALVRVYHSAYRENRELGFPMKAESVAEAEVREWIRDHTVLVAEDGDTVGCEADHVDEVIAGVRLEATGEDRVKLSRLGVHEGWKGQGVGGQLLDRAEDRIREHGYGTVWLTTPPEHPFLPDFYRDRGYEKTGDHPLDFREYDEIVLEKRLD, encoded by the coding sequence ATGACGGGTCTCACCGTACGACCGGCGGAAGGGTCGGACGCGGCCGCGCTCGTTCGGGTGTATCACAGCGCGTACCGAGAGAACCGGGAACTCGGGTTCCCCATGAAAGCGGAGTCGGTGGCCGAGGCGGAAGTGCGCGAGTGGATCCGCGACCACACGGTCCTCGTCGCCGAGGACGGAGACACGGTCGGGTGCGAGGCCGACCATGTCGACGAAGTGATCGCCGGGGTCAGGCTCGAAGCGACCGGGGAGGACCGCGTGAAGCTCAGTCGCCTCGGCGTCCACGAGGGGTGGAAGGGCCAGGGAGTCGGCGGACAACTGCTCGATCGTGCCGAGGACCGGATCCGAGAGCACGGCTACGGGACGGTCTGGTTGACGACGCCCCCCGAGCATCCGTTCCTCCCGGACTTCTACCGGGATCGCGGCTACGAGAAGACCGGAGATCACCCGCTGGATTTCAGGGAGTACGACGAGATCGTCCTCGAAAAACGGCTCGACTAG
- a CDS encoding CDC48 family AAA ATPase: MKLTVKPLKQKDAGRRLAAIDRVAADELGLSGGDYIRIEGDSTGIARVWPGYPEDDNTGIVRIDGQLRQEAGVGIDDRVTVEPAEVEPAERITIALPQQFGVRGNIGSMIRDKLSGQPVTQGQTIRFPLGLGLMGGGSQAVPLKIASTNPSGTVVITDSTDVDISEKPAEQIAEGAAGGGAETPDVTYEDIGGLDDELEQVREMIELPMRHPELFKRLGIEPPKGVLLHGPPGTGKTLIAKAVANEIDADFQTLSGPEIMSKYYGESEEQLREVFEEAAENAPAIIFMDELDSIAPKREEAGGDVERRVVAQLLSLMDGLEERGEVVVIGATNRVDAIDPALRRGGRFDREIEVGVPDRDGRREILQVHTRNMPLSDDVDIEEYAETTHGFVGADLESLAKEAGMNALRRIRPQLDLEEDEIDAEVLESIQVTGADMKEALKGIEPSALREVFVEVPDVTWNDVGGLEDTKERLRETIQWPLDYPEVFEAMDMESAKGVLMYGPPGTGKTLLAKAVANESESNFISVKGPELLNKFVGESEKGVREIFSKARENAPTVIFFDEIDAIATERGRNTGDSGVSERVVSQLLTELDGLETLEDVVVIATTNRPDLIDNALLRPGRLDRHVHVPVPDEEGRRKIFGVHTEHKPLADDVDLDTLARKTDGYVGADIEAVCREASMNASREFINSVSPEEVDDSVGNVRVTMEHFEQALEEVHPSVTEETKERYEEIEQRFRNREARDKQEAEMGRTFQ; encoded by the coding sequence ATGAAGCTCACGGTCAAACCCCTGAAACAGAAGGACGCGGGGCGTCGCCTCGCCGCGATCGACCGGGTCGCCGCCGACGAGCTCGGCCTCTCGGGCGGCGATTACATCCGCATCGAGGGAGACTCGACCGGTATCGCCCGCGTGTGGCCGGGGTACCCGGAGGACGACAACACGGGTATCGTCCGGATCGACGGCCAGCTCCGGCAGGAGGCGGGCGTCGGGATCGACGACCGCGTGACCGTCGAGCCGGCCGAGGTCGAGCCCGCTGAGCGGATCACGATCGCGCTGCCCCAGCAGTTCGGTGTCCGCGGCAATATCGGCTCGATGATCCGCGACAAGCTCTCCGGACAGCCGGTCACCCAGGGGCAGACGATCCGGTTCCCGCTCGGGCTGGGGCTGATGGGCGGCGGCTCGCAGGCGGTTCCGCTCAAGATCGCCTCGACGAACCCCTCCGGAACCGTCGTCATCACCGACTCCACGGACGTGGATATCTCCGAGAAGCCGGCCGAGCAGATCGCAGAGGGCGCGGCCGGCGGCGGCGCCGAGACACCGGACGTGACCTACGAGGACATCGGCGGGCTCGACGACGAGCTCGAACAGGTCCGCGAGATGATCGAGCTGCCGATGCGCCACCCGGAGCTGTTCAAGCGCCTCGGCATCGAGCCCCCGAAGGGCGTGCTCCTCCACGGCCCGCCGGGCACCGGGAAGACGCTCATCGCGAAGGCCGTCGCCAACGAGATCGACGCCGACTTCCAGACGCTCTCGGGCCCCGAGATCATGTCGAAGTACTACGGGGAGTCCGAGGAGCAGCTCCGCGAGGTGTTCGAGGAGGCCGCCGAGAACGCTCCCGCGATCATCTTCATGGACGAGCTGGACTCCATCGCGCCCAAGCGCGAGGAGGCCGGCGGCGACGTGGAACGCCGCGTCGTGGCCCAGCTGCTGTCGCTGATGGACGGGCTCGAGGAGCGCGGCGAGGTCGTGGTCATCGGCGCCACCAACCGCGTCGACGCCATCGACCCCGCGCTCCGGCGCGGCGGCCGCTTCGACCGCGAGATCGAGGTCGGTGTCCCGGACCGCGACGGACGCCGCGAGATCCTGCAGGTCCACACGCGGAACATGCCGTTGTCGGACGACGTCGACATCGAGGAGTACGCCGAGACGACCCACGGCTTCGTCGGCGCCGATCTCGAGAGCCTGGCGAAGGAGGCCGGGATGAACGCGCTGCGGCGGATCCGCCCGCAGCTCGATCTGGAGGAGGACGAGATAGACGCCGAGGTGTTGGAGTCGATCCAGGTCACCGGCGCCGACATGAAGGAGGCGCTCAAGGGGATCGAGCCCTCCGCGCTGCGGGAGGTGTTCGTCGAGGTCCCCGACGTGACGTGGAACGACGTGGGCGGCCTGGAGGACACGAAAGAACGCCTCCGCGAGACGATCCAGTGGCCCCTCGATTACCCGGAGGTGTTCGAGGCCATGGACATGGAGTCCGCGAAGGGCGTGCTCATGTACGGCCCGCCGGGCACCGGGAAGACGCTGCTCGCGAAGGCCGTCGCCAACGAATCCGAGTCCAACTTCATCTCCGTGAAGGGGCCCGAACTGCTCAACAAGTTCGTCGGCGAGTCCGAGAAGGGCGTCCGCGAGATCTTCAGCAAGGCCCGCGAGAACGCGCCGACCGTCATCTTCTTCGACGAGATCGACGCGATCGCGACCGAGCGCGGCCGCAACACCGGCGACTCCGGCGTCTCCGAGCGCGTCGTCTCCCAGCTGCTGACCGAGCTCGACGGCCTCGAAACGCTCGAGGACGTGGTCGTCATCGCGACGACGAACCGGCCGGACCTCATCGACAACGCCCTGCTGCGTCCGGGTCGCCTGGACCGCCACGTCCACGTGCCCGTCCCCGACGAGGAGGGGCGCCGGAAGATCTTCGGGGTCCACACCGAACACAAGCCGCTGGCCGACGACGTCGACCTCGACACGCTCGCGCGCAAGACCGACGGATACGTCGGCGCCGACATCGAAGCCGTCTGTCGCGAGGCGTCGATGAACGCCTCGCGGGAGTTCATCAACTCCGTGTCGCCCGAGGAGGTGGACGACTCCGTCGGCAACGTCCGCGTCACGATGGAGCACTTCGAGCAGGCGCTGGAGGAGGTCCACCCCTCCGTCACCGAGGAGACGAAGGAACGCTACGAGGAGATCGAACAGCGGTTCCGGAACCGCGAGGCCCGCGACAAGCAGGAGGCGGAGATGGGTCGGACGTTCCAATGA
- a CDS encoding DUF7127 family protein: protein MNQRTSVDRRERFLRRYDYDDGTVIAADLNAADEDVTVDTVDGTAIVVIAGDDGHEDEEFEFDLPGPAASVDIENGVLTIGINA from the coding sequence ATGAATCAACGCACCTCCGTCGACCGGCGCGAACGGTTCCTCCGCCGGTACGACTACGACGACGGGACGGTCATCGCTGCGGACCTGAACGCCGCCGACGAGGACGTGACGGTCGACACGGTCGACGGGACCGCGATCGTCGTGATCGCCGGTGATGACGGCCACGAGGACGAGGAGTTCGAGTTCGATCTCCCCGGCCCGGCCGCAAGTGTTGACATCGAGAACGGCGTACTCACGATCGGGATCAACGCATGA
- a CDS encoding alpha/beta fold hydrolase, whose amino-acid sequence MNTVTHHGRETAYRTRGGAAEGPGLVCVHGSGGTNDVWTGQSRLADRTPVTAMDLSGHGDSDDVNAEPGPEALEAYADDVVAVADATDSSVLVGNSLGGAIAMWVALERDLALDGLVLTGTGAKLAVLDDLLVWLRDDFDRAVEFLHEPDRLFHDADEDALDRSRAAMRDAGRAVVERDFRTCHEFDVRDRLGEIDVPALAVVGEHDGLTPPRYHEYLAEEIPECELAVLDDAAHLAMIERPDAFNDAVATFIDGL is encoded by the coding sequence ATGAACACGGTGACCCATCACGGCCGGGAGACGGCGTATCGGACCCGCGGCGGGGCGGCGGAGGGGCCGGGGCTGGTGTGCGTGCACGGTAGCGGAGGAACGAACGACGTGTGGACGGGACAGTCGCGGCTCGCGGATCGGACGCCGGTGACGGCGATGGACCTCAGCGGACACGGCGACAGCGACGATGTCAACGCCGAGCCCGGACCGGAAGCGCTCGAGGCGTACGCCGACGACGTGGTCGCGGTCGCGGACGCCACGGACTCCTCGGTGCTCGTGGGGAACTCCCTCGGCGGCGCGATCGCGATGTGGGTCGCGCTCGAACGCGACCTCGCGCTCGACGGACTCGTTCTGACGGGGACGGGAGCGAAGCTGGCCGTGCTCGACGACCTGCTCGTGTGGCTGCGCGACGACTTCGACCGCGCCGTCGAGTTCCTTCACGAGCCCGACCGCCTGTTCCACGACGCCGACGAGGACGCGCTCGACCGCTCCCGTGCGGCCATGCGCGACGCGGGCCGCGCGGTCGTCGAGCGCGACTTCCGCACCTGCCACGAGTTCGACGTGCGCGACCGACTCGGCGAGATCGACGTTCCCGCCCTCGCGGTCGTCGGCGAACACGACGGGCTCACGCCGCCGCGCTACCACGAGTACCTCGCCGAAGAGATCCCCGAGTGTGAGCTCGCGGTGCTCGACGACGCCGCCCACCTGGCGATGATCGAGCGACCGGACGCGTTCAACGACGCCGTCGCGACGTTCATCGACGGGTTGTAG